The Maniola jurtina chromosome 1, ilManJurt1.1, whole genome shotgun sequence genome has a window encoding:
- the LOC123868902 gene encoding myrosinase 1-like yields MAYHHYTLILLLAVQLENGHATGSRCKIRKFPHGFMFGTATSSYQIEGAWNVDGKTENIWDRLTHTRQYLVRDQSSGDTTDNSYYLYKRDVEMLRELGVDFYRFSISWTRILPTSFPDKINKAGVAYYNNLINELLKHNIKPVVTIFHWDLPQKLQDLGGWANPYIVDWYADYARTLFKLFGDRVKYWVTINEPHQVCYFAYGDKILAPALDIKGVAEYLCAKNVLLAHATAYHIYDKEFRPKQKGIVFISLSAQWYEPLYKNQSKAAFDANQFEWEQYSHPIFSKTGDFPPAMKKRIAERSAEQGFPRSRLPEFTPQEIQFIRGSSDFFGLNHYLTNYVSRNKSVYGYYESPSFNDDLGVFFHVLPEWTIGQSNFTKFVPWGFYKLLTYIRKEYGNPTVFITENGFSTYGGRIDNDRVLYYTEYLSAMLDAMEEGSDVQAYTAWSLMDNFEWTYGYTEKFGVYEVDFSTPERKRTPRKSAYVLREIFQTHLLNRCYIPDMKVPMAIT; encoded by the exons ATGGCTTATCATCACTATACTTTAAT ATTATTATTAGCAGTTCAGCTAGAAAATGGACATGCTACTGGCTCACGATGCAAAATTCGTAAATTTCCTCACGGATTTATGTTCGGTACAGCAACCTCGTCTTACCAAATAGAAGGGGCTTGGAACGTAGACG gaAAAACAGAAAACATTTGGGATCGTTTAACTCATACGCGACAATATTTAGTTCGTGACCAGTCAAGTGGCGATACCACGGACAactcatattatttatataagagGGATGTGGAAATGTTGAGAGAGCTGGGTGTTGACTTCTACAGGTTCTCAATTTCGTGGACAAGAATACTTCCCACAAGTTTTcctgataaaattaataaagcgGGAGTAGCTTATTACAACAATTTGATTAATGAGTTACTTAAGCATAATATCAAACCCGTGGTCACAATATTCCATTGGGACTTGCCACAGAAACTTCAAGATCTCGGAGGGTGGGCGAACCCTTACATTGTAGACTGGTATGCGGATTACGCACGGACTCTATTTAAATTGTTTGGAGATCGAGTAAAATACTGGGTAACAATAAATGAACCACATCAAGTTTGTTACTTTGCGTATGGTGACAAGATCTTAGCTCCTGCTCTTGACATTAAAGGAGTAGCTGAATATCTGTGTGCAAAAAATGTGCTTTTAGCTCACGCTACAGCTTATCACATCTACGATAAAGAATTTAGACCAAAACAAAAGGGGATAGTATTTATCTCACTGAGCGCTCAATGGTATGAACCTTTGTATAAAAATCAGTCTAAAGCAGCTTTTGACGCAAATCAATTTGAA TGGGAACAATATTCTCATCCAATTTTCTCAAAAACGGGCGATTTCCCACCGGCTATGAAAAAACGAATAGCAGAGAGGAGCGCAGAACAAGGGTTCCCTAGGTCCAGACTGCCTGAATTTACGCCACAGGAAATTCAATTCATACGGGGGAGCTCTGACTTTTTTGGATTGAATCATTATCTCACAAATTATGTATCCAGAAATAAGTCGGTGTATGGATATTATGAATCACCTTCTTTCAACGATGATCTAGGAGTGTTCTTTCATGTTTTGCCCGAGTGGACTATTGGTCAATCAAATTTTACAAAG TTTGTTCCATGGGGATTTTACAAATTACTAACATACATTAGAAAAGAATATGGTAATCCAACCGTATTTATTACCGAAAACGGATTTTCTACCTACGGAGGTCGGATTGATAACGACCGTGTCTTATATTACACGGAATACTTATCTGCCATGTTGGATGCGATGGAGGAAGGTTCTGACGTTCAAGCATATACAGCGTGGAGTCTAATGGATAACTTTGAATGGACATATGGATACAC GGAAAAATTTGGTGTTTATGAAGTGGACTTCAGCACACCAGAGCGTAAGCGCACGCCACGGAAATCTGCTTATGTTTTAAGGGAAATATTCCAAACACATTTACTGAACCGATGTTATATCCCTGACATGAAAGTTCCAATGGCAATAACATAA